One stretch of Cedecea neteri DNA includes these proteins:
- the znuC gene encoding zinc ABC transporter ATP-binding protein ZnuC: MTNLVELENISVSFGQRRVLSDISLALKPGRILTLLGPNGAGKSTLVRVVLGLVTPDNGIIRRDQHLRIGYVPQKLHLDATLPLTVSRFLRLRPGVKKADILPALKRVQAAHLVDAPMQKLSGGENQRVLLARALLNAPHLLVLDEPTQGVDVNGQLALYNLIDQLRQELNCAVLMVSHDLHLVMAKTDEVLCLNHHICCSGTPEVVSTHPEFISMFGPIGAEQLGIYRHHHNHRHDLQGRIVLRRGNGQ; this comes from the coding sequence ATGACAAATTTGGTTGAACTAGAAAATATCTCGGTCTCTTTCGGCCAGCGTCGCGTGCTGTCCGATATCTCACTGGCGCTAAAACCAGGCCGTATTCTTACGCTGCTGGGGCCAAACGGCGCCGGTAAATCGACGCTGGTACGCGTGGTGCTCGGCCTGGTCACGCCGGACAACGGCATCATCAGGCGCGACCAGCATCTGCGCATCGGCTATGTGCCGCAAAAATTACACCTGGATGCCACGCTGCCGCTGACGGTGAGCCGTTTTCTGCGCCTGCGTCCCGGCGTAAAAAAAGCAGACATACTCCCGGCGCTTAAACGTGTGCAGGCTGCCCATTTGGTGGATGCGCCGATGCAGAAGCTTTCCGGCGGTGAAAATCAGCGCGTTCTGCTGGCGCGAGCGTTGCTTAATGCGCCTCATCTGCTGGTGCTGGATGAACCTACCCAGGGCGTGGACGTTAACGGCCAGCTGGCGCTTTACAACTTGATTGACCAGCTTCGCCAGGAGCTGAACTGCGCGGTGCTGATGGTTTCTCACGACCTCCACCTGGTGATGGCGAAAACCGATGAAGTGCTGTGCCTGAACCACCACATCTGCTGTTCCGGCACGCCGGAGGTGGTCTCCACCCACCCTGAATTTATTTCAATGTTTGGCCCAATCGGCGCCGAGCAGTTAGGCATTTATCGCCACCACCATAATCATCGGCACGATCTGCAGGGTCGCATCGTTCTGCGCAGAGGGAATGGACAGTAA
- the ruvB gene encoding Holliday junction branch migration DNA helicase RuvB has product MIEADRLVSPGNITPDELIDRAIRPKLLEEYVGQPHVRSQMEIFIQAAKLRGDALDHLLIFGPPGLGKTTLANIVANEMGVNLRTTSGPVLEKAGDLAAMLTNLEPHDVLFIDEIHRLSPVVEEVLYPAMEDYQLDIMIGEGPAARSIKIDLPPFTLIGATTRAGSLTSPLRDRFGIVQRLEFYQVADLQHIVGRSASVLGLEMSEEGALEVARRARGTPRIANRLLRRVRDFAEVKHDGAITAEIAAQALDMLNVDSEGFDYMDRKLLLAVIDKFLGGPVGLDNLAAAIGEERETIEDVLEPFLIQQGFLQRTPRGRIATPRAWTHFGIVPPAQP; this is encoded by the coding sequence ATGATTGAAGCAGACCGCCTGGTATCGCCAGGAAATATTACCCCGGACGAGTTAATCGATCGTGCGATCCGCCCTAAGCTGCTCGAAGAGTATGTCGGGCAGCCGCACGTGCGTTCGCAGATGGAAATCTTCATCCAGGCGGCTAAGCTGCGCGGCGACGCGCTCGATCACCTGTTGATTTTCGGGCCTCCGGGGCTGGGGAAAACCACCCTGGCTAACATCGTTGCCAACGAAATGGGCGTTAACCTGCGCACCACGTCCGGCCCGGTGCTGGAAAAAGCCGGGGATTTGGCGGCAATGCTGACCAACCTTGAGCCTCACGACGTGCTGTTTATCGATGAGATTCACCGTCTTTCTCCGGTGGTGGAAGAGGTGCTGTATCCGGCGATGGAAGACTATCAGCTGGATATCATGATTGGCGAAGGCCCGGCTGCGCGTTCGATCAAAATCGATCTGCCGCCGTTTACCCTGATTGGTGCCACCACGCGAGCGGGTTCATTGACCTCGCCCCTGCGCGACCGTTTCGGCATTGTGCAGCGGCTGGAGTTTTATCAGGTTGCCGATCTGCAGCATATCGTCGGGCGCAGCGCCAGCGTGTTGGGGCTGGAGATGAGCGAGGAGGGGGCGCTGGAAGTTGCCCGCCGCGCTCGCGGTACGCCTCGTATTGCAAACCGCCTGCTGCGCCGCGTGCGTGACTTTGCCGAAGTGAAACACGACGGCGCGATTACGGCAGAAATAGCGGCGCAGGCGCTGGATATGCTTAACGTCGACAGCGAAGGTTTCGACTACATGGACCGCAAGCTGCTGCTGGCGGTTATCGACAAATTCCTTGGTGGCCCGGTTGGGCTGGACAACCTTGCCGCAGCCATCGGTGAGGAGCGTGAGACGATTGAAGACGTGCTGGAACCGTTCCTGATCCAGCAGGGCTTCCTGCAGCGTACGCCACGCGGGCGTATTGCCACGCCACGCGCCTGGACGCACTTTGGCATTGTGCCACCGGCTCAGCCGTGA
- the znuB gene encoding zinc ABC transporter permease subunit ZnuB — protein MLELLLPGWLAGILLACAAGPLGSFVVWRRMSYFGDTLAHASLLGVAFGLLLNVNPFYAVIAVTLLLAVGLVWLEKRPHLAIDTLLGIMAHSALSLGLVVVSLMSNVRVDLMAYLFGDLLSVTLPDIVSIAAGVVVVLGVLAWQWRSLLAMTISPDLAHVDGVNLQRVKMLLMLVTALTIGVAMKFVGALIITSLLIIPAATARRFARTPEQMAGFAVLIGMIAVTGGLAFSALYDTPAGPSVVLAAAVLFILSMAKKQPA, from the coding sequence ATGCTTGAATTGTTGTTACCCGGCTGGCTGGCCGGGATTTTGCTCGCCTGTGCGGCGGGGCCACTGGGTTCGTTTGTGGTCTGGCGCCGTATGTCCTACTTCGGCGACACGCTGGCACATGCTTCGCTGCTGGGCGTGGCGTTTGGCCTGCTGCTTAACGTTAATCCGTTCTATGCCGTTATCGCGGTAACCTTACTGCTTGCGGTTGGCCTGGTATGGCTGGAAAAGCGCCCTCACCTCGCCATTGATACTCTGCTCGGCATTATGGCGCACAGTGCCCTCTCGCTCGGTCTGGTGGTGGTCAGCCTGATGTCGAACGTGCGCGTTGACCTGATGGCCTACCTGTTTGGCGATTTACTGTCGGTCACGCTGCCGGACATTGTGTCCATCGCCGCAGGCGTAGTCGTGGTGCTTGGCGTACTGGCTTGGCAGTGGCGCAGTCTGCTAGCGATGACCATCAGCCCGGACCTCGCCCACGTCGACGGCGTGAATCTGCAGCGCGTGAAAATGCTGCTGATGCTGGTGACGGCATTAACCATCGGTGTCGCAATGAAGTTTGTCGGGGCGCTGATCATTACCTCTCTACTGATTATCCCGGCGGCAACGGCACGTCGTTTTGCGCGTACGCCTGAGCAAATGGCCGGCTTTGCGGTCCTGATTGGTATGATTGCCGTTACCGGTGGGCTCGCTTTCTCCGCACTTTACGATACCCCTGCGGGCCCGTCCGTTGTGCTGGCTGCTGCGGTACTGTTTATCCTCAGCATGGCAAAGAAACAGCCGGCTTAA
- a CDS encoding class I SAM-dependent methyltransferase has product MTDATWNTLVTLWDQQQSAYIASREARFEALMDTLALQFKGEFSLLELGCGPGSLTKRLLERFPAAHVTAMDVDPVMLAIARETLTGYGDRVRILSADLATPAWQEKIIGPRPDAIVSSTALHWLMPDRQHILHGEVLKLLADNGIFLNADHQRFNPADGNKKTISERHDARTQQQAWDKGVVDWDSWFTLAKEIPEIADLIPAREAVFAGRPVPPSTTLAFQLASLSQAGFSETGTLWQLMDDYLIAGWK; this is encoded by the coding sequence ATGACTGACGCCACATGGAATACTCTCGTCACCCTCTGGGACCAGCAGCAAAGCGCTTATATTGCCAGCAGGGAAGCTCGCTTCGAGGCTCTGATGGACACGCTGGCCTTACAGTTCAAGGGGGAATTCTCGCTGCTCGAGCTTGGCTGTGGGCCAGGCTCCCTTACAAAACGCCTTCTTGAAAGGTTTCCTGCAGCACACGTTACCGCCATGGATGTTGATCCCGTGATGTTGGCCATCGCCCGCGAAACGCTTACCGGTTATGGCGATCGAGTGCGTATTCTTTCTGCCGACCTGGCTACCCCAGCCTGGCAGGAAAAAATAATCGGTCCTCGCCCGGATGCCATCGTCTCGAGTACGGCGCTGCACTGGCTGATGCCGGACAGACAGCACATCCTGCACGGTGAGGTCCTGAAATTGCTTGCCGATAACGGCATATTTCTCAACGCCGACCACCAGCGCTTTAACCCGGCAGACGGCAATAAAAAAACCATCAGCGAGCGTCATGATGCCCGGACTCAACAACAGGCATGGGATAAAGGCGTGGTTGACTGGGACAGCTGGTTCACCCTTGCTAAAGAAATACCGGAAATTGCCGACCTGATCCCTGCCCGTGAAGCCGTATTCGCAGGCCGCCCGGTACCGCCCTCAACGACGCTGGCCTTTCAGCTGGCAAGCCTCAGCCAGGCCGGTTTCAGCGAAACCGGTACGCTGTGGCAGCTCATGGACGATTACCTGATTGCCGGTTGGAAATAA
- the znuA gene encoding zinc ABC transporter substrate-binding protein ZnuA — MLHKKTLLFAAFSAALWGSAATGAQAAVVASIKPLGFIASAIADGVTGTEVLLPDGASEHDYALRPSDVKRLQGADLVVWVGPEMEAFMQKSVRQLPEKKQLELAALAGVKPLLMKGGDDDDHEHGEEHAPGAKSDEDHHHGEYNLHIWLSPDVARLSAVAIHDKLVELMPENRAKLDANLKDFESGLADADKQVGSVLSPLKGKGYFVFHDAYGYFEKHYGLTPLGHFTVNPEIQPGAQRLHEIRTQLVEHKAVCVFAEPQFRPAVINAVARGTNVRSGTLDPLGIEVALGKNSYMQFMTSLANQYASCLKGD; from the coding sequence ATGTTACATAAAAAGACACTTCTTTTCGCTGCATTTTCCGCCGCCCTTTGGGGTTCTGCCGCTACCGGCGCCCAGGCCGCCGTCGTGGCTTCCATCAAACCTCTGGGCTTTATCGCCTCCGCGATTGCCGACGGGGTGACAGGCACAGAAGTATTGCTGCCTGATGGCGCCTCTGAACACGATTACGCGCTGCGTCCTTCCGACGTAAAACGCTTGCAGGGCGCGGACTTAGTTGTTTGGGTTGGGCCGGAAATGGAAGCCTTCATGCAGAAGTCTGTCCGTCAACTTCCTGAGAAAAAACAGCTCGAGCTGGCGGCGCTTGCCGGCGTGAAACCGCTGCTGATGAAAGGCGGTGACGATGACGATCATGAGCACGGCGAAGAACACGCTCCTGGCGCAAAGAGTGATGAAGATCACCATCACGGCGAATACAACTTGCATATTTGGCTCTCCCCAGACGTAGCGCGGCTGTCAGCGGTTGCAATCCACGATAAATTAGTGGAACTTATGCCCGAAAATCGAGCCAAACTTGACGCCAACCTGAAAGATTTCGAGTCAGGCTTAGCCGACGCCGATAAGCAGGTTGGTTCCGTGCTGTCACCGCTGAAAGGAAAAGGGTATTTCGTTTTTCATGATGCCTATGGCTACTTTGAAAAACACTACGGTTTAACGCCGCTTGGCCACTTTACCGTGAACCCTGAAATACAGCCTGGTGCGCAGCGTTTACATGAAATCAGAACACAGTTGGTTGAGCATAAAGCGGTTTGCGTTTTTGCTGAGCCACAATTCAGGCCAGCGGTAATTAACGCCGTTGCCAGAGGCACTAACGTTCGCTCCGGCACCTTAGATCCTCTGGGAATTGAAGTCGCATTGGGTAAAAACAGCTATATGCAGTTTATGACCAGCCTTGCGAATCAGTATGCGAGCTGCCTGAAAGGAGATTAA
- the msrA gene encoding peptide-methionine (S)-S-oxide reductase MsrA produces MKTTIVSSAKRRIALFSAPVLVIAALVFQNTAWSEAEPAVAIPAPLQDEAPTAGAHLETAVFAGGCFWGVQGVFQHVKGVTSAISGYTGGMARTANYETVSMGMTGHAESVQVIFDPAKVTYGQLLQVYFSVAHNPTELNRQGPDYGTQYRSAVFPLSDAQAKVAKAYIAQLNASHKFSTPLVTTVEQHARFYPAEKYHQNFLNDNPNYPYIVINDLPKVEQLKQLFPALWSKEPVLVKS; encoded by the coding sequence ATGAAAACCACTATTGTTTCCTCCGCTAAGCGCCGCATAGCGTTATTCAGCGCGCCTGTTCTGGTTATCGCCGCGCTGGTTTTCCAGAACACCGCATGGTCTGAGGCAGAGCCTGCCGTTGCTATTCCTGCGCCTTTGCAGGATGAGGCACCCACGGCGGGCGCACACCTCGAAACCGCCGTCTTTGCCGGCGGCTGTTTCTGGGGCGTTCAGGGCGTTTTTCAGCATGTTAAAGGTGTGACCAGCGCAATATCCGGATATACCGGCGGCATGGCGCGTACGGCGAATTATGAGACGGTGAGCATGGGGATGACCGGGCACGCCGAGTCTGTGCAGGTTATCTTCGACCCGGCGAAAGTCACCTATGGCCAGCTGCTGCAGGTTTACTTTTCCGTGGCGCATAACCCAACGGAGCTGAATCGCCAGGGGCCGGATTACGGCACGCAATATCGATCGGCCGTTTTCCCGCTCAGCGACGCTCAGGCAAAGGTTGCCAAAGCGTATATTGCGCAGCTTAATGCCAGCCATAAATTTAGTACGCCGCTGGTCACTACTGTGGAACAACATGCCCGGTTCTACCCGGCGGAGAAATACCACCAGAATTTCCTGAACGACAACCCGAACTACCCTTACATCGTTATCAACGATCTTCCTAAGGTTGAGCAGCTTAAACAACTGTTCCCCGCGCTGTGGAGCAAGGAACCGGTGCTGGTAAAATCCTGA
- a CDS encoding FecCD family ABC transporter permease, translating to MLPLRLLLCGVVTLLGLIYSLRFGAVTLSLSEVIQLLHPAPVEEPRLALYQKIVWSLRLPRALLAMVCGGGLALAGAVLQTLTRNPLADPWLLGISSGAGLGAVTIIALGVQPLLTAMPGGAFIGALAAFGLVLLLAGRTIMQPARFMLAGVAIGQLLSAITSLIVFWQTDATTSRGFTFWLLGAFGQATWPQVALCAAALFFAGTLCLAMSPTLNVMALGNFAAKGLGVNVFALQISLYLAITLLTATLVSFCGAIGFVGLTVPHLAKMIIGNRHQWTLPASILCGAMLTLVSDTLARTLFAPRELPPGVITALIGVPVFLLTLRRRPRP from the coding sequence GTGCTGCCATTGCGCCTGCTGCTGTGCGGGGTAGTAACTCTGCTTGGGCTGATTTACAGCCTGCGCTTTGGGGCCGTGACGCTGTCCCTGAGCGAAGTCATTCAGCTTCTGCATCCGGCTCCCGTTGAAGAACCCCGCCTGGCGCTATACCAGAAGATAGTCTGGTCACTACGCTTGCCCAGAGCGCTGCTGGCGATGGTCTGCGGCGGCGGCCTGGCGCTGGCAGGCGCCGTGCTTCAGACCCTAACCCGAAATCCGCTGGCCGACCCGTGGCTGCTGGGTATTTCTTCCGGGGCGGGCCTGGGGGCTGTCACCATTATCGCCCTTGGCGTTCAGCCGCTGCTAACGGCCATGCCCGGCGGGGCTTTTATCGGGGCTCTGGCAGCTTTTGGGCTGGTTTTGCTGCTCGCCGGACGAACCATTATGCAGCCGGCCCGGTTTATGCTCGCCGGCGTGGCGATTGGGCAATTGCTCAGCGCAATAACCTCATTAATCGTCTTCTGGCAAACCGATGCGACAACCTCGCGTGGCTTTACCTTCTGGCTACTGGGTGCGTTTGGACAAGCAACATGGCCACAGGTGGCTCTCTGTGCCGCCGCGCTATTCTTTGCGGGGACGCTTTGCCTGGCGATGTCCCCAACGTTGAATGTTATGGCGCTGGGCAATTTTGCCGCTAAGGGCCTGGGCGTTAACGTTTTCGCCCTGCAAATATCACTCTACCTGGCCATCACGCTGCTCACCGCTACCCTGGTGTCGTTTTGCGGCGCAATTGGCTTTGTCGGACTGACCGTCCCCCACCTGGCAAAAATGATAATCGGCAATCGTCACCAATGGACTTTGCCCGCCAGCATTCTCTGCGGTGCAATGCTGACGCTAGTGTCCGATACGCTGGCTCGTACGCTATTTGCCCCCAGAGAACTTCCTCCCGGCGTCATCACGGCGCTTATCGGCGTGCCGGTATTTCTTTTAACTCTTCGCCGTCGCCCCCGGCCTTAA
- a CDS encoding cytochrome c biogenesis protein/redoxin: MLVIILAYLGGLLTIASPCILPVLPFVFARSDQPFARTGLPLLAGMALTFTLFATLAAVGGGWVVAANQYGRGVALVLMALFGITLLFPRLAERVMHPLVTAGNSLSNRVAPGQPAGPGGSFLVGIATGLLWAPCAGPILGLVLTGAALQGANVGSTLLLLAYAAGAATSLALALLIGGKVFSAMKSSLGVGEWIRRILGAGMLLGVVAITFGLDTGVLARLSTASTGGIEQALVKRLSPDSTTANAPSPASVVKTSDDDAIPTLTDAGAMPSLNGATQWLNSPPLTAESLKGKVVLVDFWTYSCINCLRSLPYVKAWAEKYRDQGLVVIGVHAPEFAFERDPGNVAKEAKKTGRDLPHRY, from the coding sequence ATGCTGGTAATTATCCTTGCTTATCTGGGCGGCCTGTTAACCATTGCCAGCCCTTGCATCCTGCCGGTGCTGCCATTTGTATTTGCCCGCTCCGACCAGCCTTTTGCCCGTACCGGGCTGCCGCTGCTGGCCGGTATGGCATTAACCTTTACGCTGTTTGCTACCCTTGCGGCCGTGGGCGGCGGCTGGGTGGTAGCGGCTAATCAGTATGGCCGCGGCGTGGCGTTAGTGCTGATGGCGCTGTTTGGCATCACGCTGCTGTTTCCTCGCCTGGCCGAGCGCGTGATGCACCCTCTGGTTACCGCCGGTAATTCTCTGTCTAACCGGGTGGCTCCGGGCCAGCCTGCGGGACCAGGTGGTTCGTTTTTAGTCGGTATCGCTACCGGGCTGCTTTGGGCACCCTGTGCAGGCCCGATTTTAGGGCTGGTGCTCACCGGTGCCGCCTTGCAGGGAGCAAATGTCGGCTCCACGCTGCTGCTGTTAGCCTATGCCGCTGGCGCAGCCACCTCGCTCGCACTTGCGTTGCTGATTGGCGGGAAGGTCTTTAGCGCGATGAAAAGCTCTCTTGGCGTGGGGGAATGGATCCGCCGTATCCTGGGGGCCGGCATGCTGCTTGGCGTGGTCGCGATTACCTTTGGCTTAGATACCGGCGTGCTGGCTCGCCTGTCTACGGCCTCCACCGGCGGGATTGAACAGGCTCTGGTTAAGCGTCTTTCCCCGGACAGTACGACAGCGAACGCCCCCTCGCCGGCCTCCGTGGTGAAAACGTCTGACGATGACGCGATCCCCACGCTGACCGATGCAGGCGCAATGCCTTCGCTTAACGGCGCAACGCAGTGGCTAAACTCGCCGCCGCTCACCGCAGAATCGCTGAAAGGCAAAGTCGTGCTGGTCGATTTCTGGACATACTCCTGCATTAACTGCCTGCGCTCGTTGCCTTATGTGAAAGCCTGGGCCGAGAAATATCGCGACCAGGGTTTGGTTGTCATTGGCGTTCACGCGCCAGAGTTTGCCTTTGAGCGCGATCCGGGCAACGTCGCCAAAGAAGCGAAAAAAACTGGGCGTGACCTACCCCATCGCTATTGA
- the lpxM gene encoding lauroyl-Kdo(2)-lipid IV(A) myristoyltransferase (LpxM is lauroyl-Kdo(2)-lipid IV(A) myristoyltransferase, an enzyme characterized in Escherichia coli and involved in biosynthesis of the form of lipid A found in that species and some closely related species.), whose protein sequence is MEKAKKNHSEFIPEFQKAFLHPRYWGAWLGVGAFAGLALLPPGLRDPLLGKLGRLAGRLGKSARRRAQINLLYCFPDMPEEQREAIIDRMFATAPQAMVLMAELGLRDPKKVMARVDWHGKEIVDEFRAKGENVIFLVPHGWAVDIPAMLMASEGQKMAAMFHNQGNQLFDYVWNTVRRRFGGRMHARNDGIKPFISSVRQGYWGYYLPDQDHGPEHSEFVDFFATYKATLPAIGRLMKVCRARVVPLFPVYNSDTHRLDIFIRPPMDDLLEADDHTIARRMNEEVELLVGPHPEQYTWILKLLKTRQEGETEPYCRDELYPKKKK, encoded by the coding sequence ATGGAAAAAGCAAAAAAAAACCACAGTGAGTTTATCCCTGAATTTCAAAAAGCCTTTTTGCACCCGCGCTACTGGGGAGCATGGCTTGGCGTGGGCGCTTTCGCCGGGCTGGCGCTTCTGCCTCCGGGACTCCGTGATCCTTTGCTGGGTAAACTTGGCCGTTTAGCGGGCCGTTTGGGCAAAAGCGCCAGACGCCGTGCGCAAATCAACCTGCTTTACTGCTTCCCTGATATGCCGGAAGAGCAGCGCGAGGCCATCATCGACCGTATGTTTGCCACCGCGCCACAGGCAATGGTGCTGATGGCTGAATTGGGCCTACGCGATCCAAAGAAAGTGATGGCACGTGTGGACTGGCACGGCAAAGAAATCGTGGATGAGTTCCGTGCGAAAGGGGAGAACGTGATTTTCCTGGTGCCGCACGGCTGGGCGGTGGATATTCCGGCGATGCTGATGGCCTCCGAAGGTCAGAAAATGGCGGCGATGTTCCACAACCAGGGCAACCAGCTGTTCGATTATGTCTGGAATACAGTCCGTCGCCGCTTTGGGGGCCGTATGCATGCCCGCAACGACGGCATCAAACCGTTTATCAGTTCGGTGCGTCAGGGCTATTGGGGCTACTATCTTCCGGACCAGGATCACGGGCCTGAACACAGCGAATTCGTTGATTTCTTTGCCACCTATAAGGCGACGCTGCCGGCAATTGGCCGGCTGATGAAAGTGTGTCGTGCGCGAGTCGTCCCGCTGTTCCCGGTCTATAACAGCGACACGCACCGGCTGGATATTTTTATCCGCCCACCGATGGATGACCTGCTTGAAGCCGATGACCATACCATCGCCCGCAGGATGAACGAAGAGGTGGAGCTGCTGGTTGGTCCGCATCCGGAACAGTACACCTGGATACTGAAGCTCTTAAAGACACGCCAAGAGGGCGAGACAGAACCTTACTGCAGGGATGAACTGTACCCGAAGAAGAAAAAGTAG
- a CDS encoding ABC transporter substrate-binding protein, whose amino-acid sequence MLKAFMFAAAGLLFSSGSSAVTVTNCGVPQTMTSVPTRIVVYGNPALENLLALGIRQEIVAVVGYDPSRDPMGFSARNALSLPVVARTGLISAEALLLLRPEMIYSSSWYWFWSPEGASRDQITAWGISSWLSPGACSGQQSAPKERISFAVLFREIQDLAKIMHLEDRGLALVSREEEHLAALRQRAGELAPARLLWWYSGTDSPYVAGCCGVPDMLSKESGNRNIFSDISALWPNVAWEEIARRDPDILVLADLPRGSTGDSAKDKIAFLEHFPLTSGLRAVKEKKFIILPGYDMDPSIRSVDALDRLITSLSTRKNHD is encoded by the coding sequence TTCATCTGGTTCTTCGGCCGTCACGGTGACCAATTGCGGTGTGCCGCAAACAATGACCTCGGTACCCACGCGCATCGTCGTTTATGGCAACCCTGCTCTGGAAAACCTTCTGGCACTGGGCATACGCCAGGAAATTGTTGCCGTCGTGGGCTATGACCCGTCCAGAGATCCTATGGGCTTTTCTGCGCGTAATGCCCTCTCATTGCCCGTCGTTGCCCGAACCGGGCTTATCTCCGCCGAGGCGCTGCTGCTGCTGCGCCCCGAAATGATCTACTCCTCAAGCTGGTACTGGTTCTGGTCGCCGGAAGGGGCAAGCCGGGATCAAATCACAGCCTGGGGAATATCAAGCTGGCTCTCTCCCGGCGCCTGCAGCGGCCAGCAGAGCGCTCCGAAGGAAAGAATCAGCTTCGCCGTTCTGTTTCGGGAAATACAAGATCTGGCCAAAATTATGCATCTTGAGGATCGGGGACTAGCGCTGGTTAGCCGGGAAGAAGAACACCTTGCAGCCCTGCGCCAACGCGCTGGCGAATTGGCTCCGGCTCGCCTGCTCTGGTGGTATTCCGGCACCGACTCGCCGTACGTTGCAGGCTGCTGTGGCGTGCCGGACATGCTGAGCAAAGAAAGCGGCAACCGCAATATTTTCTCGGACATCTCTGCGCTATGGCCAAACGTCGCCTGGGAAGAAATAGCCCGTCGGGACCCGGATATTCTGGTGCTGGCCGATTTGCCCCGCGGCAGCACCGGCGACAGCGCTAAAGATAAAATAGCCTTCCTCGAACACTTTCCCCTGACCTCGGGCCTTCGCGCCGTGAAAGAAAAAAAATTTATCATCCTGCCTGGCTATGACATGGACCCTTCAATCCGCTCAGTGGACGCACTGGACAGGCTTATCACCTCACTTTCTACCAGGAAAAATCATGACTGA
- the mepM gene encoding murein DD-endopeptidase MepM, giving the protein MQQIARSVAMAFDNLSRPHRVMLGSLTVLTLAVAVWRPSIYHPHSSPIIKTIELEKSEIHSLLPEASEPLDQSPDAEDDTIPQDELDDKTSGEAGVHEYVVSTGDTLSSILNQYGIEMGDISQLASADKDLRNMKIGQQLSWTLNADGDLQRLTWEMSRRETRTYDRADNGFKMTSETQQGDWVNSVLKGTVGASFVSSARDAGLTSAEISSVIKAMQWQMDFRKLKKGDEFSVLMSREMLAGKREQSQLVGVRLRSDGKDYYAIRAEDGKFYDRSGSGLAKGFMRFPTVKQFRVSSNFNPRRLNPVTGRVAPHKGVDFAMPQGTPVLSVGDGEVVMAKRSGAAGFFVAIRHGRTYTTRYMHLKKLLVKPGQKVKRGDRIALSGNTGRSTGPHLHYEVWINQQAVNPLTAKLPRSEGLTGSDRRDYLAQVKEVLPQLRID; this is encoded by the coding sequence GTGCAACAGATAGCCCGCTCTGTCGCCATGGCATTTGACAATCTTTCACGACCCCATCGCGTAATGCTGGGGTCGCTTACGGTTCTCACTCTGGCGGTCGCAGTATGGCGACCGTCCATTTACCATCCGCATTCCAGCCCGATAATCAAGACCATCGAGCTTGAAAAAAGCGAAATTCATTCGCTGCTGCCCGAGGCCAGCGAGCCGCTTGACCAATCCCCGGACGCTGAAGATGACACCATCCCTCAGGATGAGCTGGATGATAAAACATCCGGTGAAGCCGGCGTTCATGAATATGTTGTCTCCACCGGCGATACGCTGAGCAGCATTCTTAATCAGTACGGTATCGAGATGGGCGATATCAGCCAGCTCGCTTCCGCTGATAAAGACCTGCGAAACATGAAAATTGGTCAGCAGCTTTCCTGGACGCTTAACGCAGACGGTGATTTGCAGCGGTTGACCTGGGAAATGTCGCGCCGCGAAACGCGCACCTACGATCGCGCTGATAACGGTTTCAAAATGACCAGCGAAACCCAGCAGGGCGATTGGGTTAACAGCGTGCTGAAGGGCACGGTGGGCGCAAGTTTTGTTTCCAGCGCGCGTGATGCGGGCTTAACCAGCGCTGAAATTAGCTCGGTTATCAAAGCGATGCAGTGGCAGATGGACTTCCGTAAGCTGAAAAAAGGCGATGAGTTCTCCGTGCTGATGTCCCGCGAAATGCTGGCCGGCAAGCGTGAGCAAAGCCAGCTGGTGGGCGTACGCCTGCGCAGCGACGGCAAAGATTACTACGCCATCCGCGCCGAAGACGGTAAATTCTACGATCGCAGCGGCTCGGGCCTCGCGAAAGGCTTTATGCGTTTCCCAACCGTGAAGCAGTTCCGCGTTTCGTCGAACTTCAATCCTCGTCGCCTCAATCCGGTTACCGGCCGCGTCGCGCCGCATAAAGGCGTTGATTTCGCTATGCCGCAGGGGACGCCTGTGCTGTCGGTCGGTGACGGTGAAGTCGTGATGGCTAAGCGTAGCGGTGCGGCAGGTTTCTTTGTTGCCATCCGCCACGGCCGGACCTATACCACCCGCTACATGCACCTTAAGAAGCTGCTGGTGAAACCCGGTCAGAAAGTGAAGCGCGGCGATCGCATTGCACTCTCCGGTAATACCGGGCGTTCTACTGGCCCACACCTGCACTACGAAGTGTGGATTAACCAGCAGGCGGTTAACCCGCTGACGGCTAAACTGCCGCGTTCTGAAGGTCTGACCGGGTCCGATCGCCGTGATTACCTGGCACAGGTGAAAGAGGTTCTTCCGCAGCTGCGCATTGACTGA